The genomic stretch AACCGTGTCCTTGGGCGGCACGGCGGGCGCCGCCGCGCCGGTCTTGGCGGCCAGTCTGACGGTCCTTGAGATGAGAGCCGGCGTCGCCAGCGGCCGCGCGCCGTCGTGGACGGCCGCGAGCGCCGCAGACGGAGAGACCGCCAGGAGTCCGTTTAGTACGGAGTGCGCGCGGCTGTCGCCGCCGTGTACGATGTGGCGCACCTTCGACAGGCCAAAACGCAAAACGAACGCGCTGATTGTTTCAAGGGCGTCCGGGCGTGCGGCGACGACCACCTCGTCGATGTCGGGGCAAGCTTCCAGAGCGCGCAGCGTGTGGACGAGCAGGGGAGCGCCCGCCGCCTCATAAAGAAGCTTGTCCGTTTCTCCCATGCGGCGCGAACGCCCGGCCGCCGGCACCACTGCGGCACAGTGCGGGCGCCGCGCCTGTTTTTGTCTGTTCATGCCATCGATCCGTTTCACGATAAAATATACAATAATTTCCATACCTGCATGGACCTGTTGACAAAAAGAAGCCTCGGTCCGAGGCTTCTTTACAACTGAGGAACTGTTAAACAATTCTTCAAGGAAAGAGAGGACGCGCGGCGTCAAGCCATGGCGGTGTTGATACGCCGCTCCACGTCTTCGTAGCTGACGCTCTGCGCGAGCACGATCTCCGAAATCAAGATCTGCTTGGCTGCGTGCAGCATCTTGCGCTCGCCGGTGGAAAGGCCGCGCTGCCGCTCCCGCGACATGAGGCCCTTGACCACTTTGGCCACTTCCATGAGATCGCCGCTCTTGATGCGAAGCATGTTCTCACGGTAGCGGCGGTTCCAGTTTTGCGTCATGTCGATCTCGATGCCGGACATCGACTCGATGATCTCTTCGGCGCTCTCCGAGTCGATCACGGGACGCACACCAATTTCGTCACTGTTGTTGATAGGAATCATCACAAGCATGCCGCCCAGCGGCATCTTGATCACGTAATATTGCCTGTAGATACCATCCACTTTTTGGCTGATGATATTGTCCACGACCCCCGCGCCGTGCATCGGGTGGACAATCTTGTCTCCCACAGAAAACATGACCCTTCCTCCCAGCTCTTCGTATTCCGTACTCCTCCAAACAAAACAATTTAACCGGCCCGGGACCGCAGGCGCCCGGACCCCGTACTGCGTTCGACATCTTGTCGCCGCCACCGCATGCGGACAATAAGATAGGGTAGGTATGGGGGTAGGCAGAAGAAAATAATCTTTTTCTATTTCTCTCTTGACATTCACCCACTTATATTATAAATTATTCAGTTGAATTTTTCAAGCCCGATTGGTAAAAAAGATACAACTTTTTAAAATGAATTTCCACATAAGTGACAAAAGGAGGCAAAAACCCACCTTAAATGGCCAACGTGGGCCGGTGAATGACGCCAAAAGAGGAAAAAACTACCCCCGAGGGCGGGGGTAGTTTTTGCAAAAAACGGTGGTTCTTCAGCCGGGAAAGGCGGCGCCCACCTGCAAAGCCTGGATGTTTTTGTCAAACAGAGCCCGTTTGCGCTCGGGCACCACCTTGCCCATCGCGACCGGGAGATCCTCCGGCCGGCACAGGCCGCAGTCGGCGATGACCTTGCCCAACATAACCATGTTGGCGAGTCCGGGCAGACCGTGTGTGTCCGCCAGCTGCGTGGCGGGGATGTAGACGCTGGTGACGTCCTCCCGCGCGACCCGGCGCGTGATCAGCGCACTGTCCACGAAGATCCGGCCGCCGGGCGCCGTGGCCCCCTCGAATTTGTCCAGCGAGGGCAGGTTCATCGCGATCAGGATGTCGGGGGTGTCGACAATGGGAGATCCGATGGGCGTGTCACTCAAAATGACGCTGCAGTTGGCCGTGCCGCCGCGCATCTCCGGGCCGTAGGAGGGGAGCCAAGAGACCTCCTTGCCGGTCAGCATGTTGGCGTAGACCAGGAACTTGCCGGCAAACAGAATGCCCTGCCCGCCGAAGCCGGCGATGAGGATCCGCTCATGCATCGCCGCTCACCTCCCCGGCCGCCGCGTCTCTCTCTTTGTCCTTGTATACGCCCGGCGGGTAGTAGGGGATCATGTTCTCGCGCAGCCAAGAGAGCGCCTGCACGGGGTCTAGGCCCCAGTTTGTGGGGCAGGTCGACAGCACCTCAACAAGGGAGAAACCGCGCCCCGCCAATTGGGTCTCGAAGGCGCGGCGTATGGCCTTCTTGGCCGCCCGCACGTTTTTCACGCTGTCGACGGACACCCTCTCGGCGTAAGCCACGCCGTCGACGGAGGCGAGGATCTCGCAGATGCGCAGCGGGTAACCGGCTACCGACACGTCGCGGCCGTATGGGGAGGTCTGTGTGACCTGCCCGGGGATCGTCGTGGGCGCCATCTGCCCGCCTGTCATGCCGTAGATGGCGTTGTTTACAAAGATGACGGTGATGTTTTCCCCGCGTGCGGCGGCGTGGATGGTTTCGGCGGTGCCGATGGCGGCCAGGTCGCCGTCTCCCTGATAGGTGAAGACGACGCAGTCCGGACGGGCGCGTTTGAGACCCGTCGCCACGGCCGGCGCACGGCCGTGGGCCGCCTGTACCATGTCGCAGGCGAAGTAGTTGTAGGCCATTACGGCGCAACCCACCGGCGCGACGCCCACCGTGCGGCCGGTTGTGTCCAGCTCATCGAGCGTCTCGGCCACCAGGCGGTGGATGATGCCGTGCGTACAGCCTGGGCAGTAGTGTAAAATGGCGTCCGTCAGGCCGGGGGTTTTCTCAAACACAGTTTGCATCACCGCACACCTCCCGCGATTTCTTCGATTTTGGCCAGGATTTCTTCGGGCGTCGGCACCATGCCGCCCACGCGCTTGCAGAGGGCGACGGGTCGGCGGCAGCGGATGGCCAGTTCCACATCCTCGATCATTTGACCCATGCTCATCTCCACCGTCACAAAGGCGCGTGCGGTGTCGGCTGCAGCGGCGAAGGCCTTTTTGGGGAACGGCCAGAGCGTGATGGGGCGCAAAAGGCCGGCGCGGATCCCGCGCGACCGGGCGGCCAGAATCGCATTTTTGGCGATGCGTGCGCATGCGCCGTAGGCGGCGATCACAATCTCGGCGTCGCTCAGCATGAAGGCCTCATAGCGGGTCTCATGGGTCTCGATGCGCGCGTAGCGGTCATAACGCTCAAGGTTGGTCCGCTCCAGTTCCTCCGGCTGAAGGAACAGAGAGTTGACGATGTTGTGAGGCCGCGCGCCGCCGGTGCCTGTGGTGGCCCAGTCTTTGGGCGGCAGGTCTGCGGCGTCCGGCTTCGAGAGAGAGACGGGTTCCATCATCTGACCCAGAATGCCGTCGGCCAGGATCATGGCGGTCATGCGGTGACGGTCGGCCAGATCAAAGGCGGCGTGGGTGAGGTCGACCATCTCCTGCACGGAGCCTGGCGCCAATACGATCAGGTGGAAGTCGCCGTGGCCTGTGCTGCGCGTGGCATGGAAGTAGTCCGCCTGGGAGGGCTGGATACCGCCGAGGCCCGGCCCCCCGCGCTGGATGTTGATGATCACGGCCGGCAGGTCGCAGCCGGCCAGGTAAGAGAGTCCCTCGCTTTTCAGCGCGATGCCGGGGCTCGAGCTGGACGTCATGACCCGCCGGCCGGCCGCCGACGCGCCGATGACCATGTTGATGGCGGCGATTTCACTCTCCGCCTGAAGATACAGACCGTCCACTTTCGGCATGCGGCGGGCCATGTAGGCCGCGACTTCCGTCTGTGGCGTGATGGGATACCCGAAAAAGAAACGGCAGCCCGCCTGAATCGCCGCTTCCGCAATGGCTTCGTTGCCTTTCATCAATACTTTTTCCGTCATATTCTCCCCCTCACTTTTCTACTGTGATGACCGTGTCCGGGCACATCATCGCGCAGAACGCGCAGGCAATGCAGGCGTCCTGGTCCACGATCACGGCAGGGTGAAAGCCCCGCGCGTTGAGCGTGTGCTCGGAGAGGGCCAGAATCTTTTTGGGACAGGCCGACACGCACAGAGAACACCCCTTGCAGCGGTCGGCGTCAAACGTCACCTTTGACATCGTTTTCCTCCTTCTTTTCCCAACATCATATATAAAACGCGCCGGGGGCCATCCGGCGCGCAGTTTGCCAGGACATGGCATCCAAAATTTTATAGCACCCACTCGGGTTTGTGAAAGATGTGCAGCGGAAAGGGGTTTGGCACGAGATCCGCCACCGCGGGCAGCAAGTCCGCCCGCACGGCGGTCAGGACGATGGGCAGGCCGGTCTCCCGCGCGAGCGTCTCGGCATAGGGCAGGGAGGCGGTCACATCCTCCGGCGTCGTCTCCGGGCCGAGATTTGCGTTGTTCACAATTCCGGTGAAGCATATATGACCGGCCGCCTCGATCTCCTTCATGACG from Oscillospiraceae bacterium encodes the following:
- the ispD gene encoding 2-C-methyl-D-erythritol 4-phosphate cytidylyltransferase; protein product: MNRQKQARRPHCAAVVPAAGRSRRMGETDKLLYEAAGAPLLVHTLRALEACPDIDEVVVAARPDALETISAFVLRFGLSKVRHIVHGGDSRAHSVLNGLLAVSPSAALAAVHDGARPLATPALISRTVRLAAKTGAAAPAVPPKDTVKEVHLSRVLSTPDRSGLMLVQTPQVFDIGLIKGALTRALREGWEITDDCAALERMGMSVCLSEGSYENIKVTTPEDLIICEALLTRRARAPEGGAP
- the vorB gene encoding 3-methyl-2-oxobutanoate dehydrogenase subunit VorB gives rise to the protein MTEKVLMKGNEAIAEAAIQAGCRFFFGYPITPQTEVAAYMARRMPKVDGLYLQAESEIAAINMVIGASAAGRRVMTSSSSPGIALKSEGLSYLAGCDLPAVIINIQRGGPGLGGIQPSQADYFHATRSTGHGDFHLIVLAPGSVQEMVDLTHAAFDLADRHRMTAMILADGILGQMMEPVSLSKPDAADLPPKDWATTGTGGARPHNIVNSLFLQPEELERTNLERYDRYARIETHETRYEAFMLSDAEIVIAAYGACARIAKNAILAARSRGIRAGLLRPITLWPFPKKAFAAAADTARAFVTVEMSMGQMIEDVELAIRCRRPVALCKRVGGMVPTPEEILAKIEEIAGGVR
- a CDS encoding 2-oxoacid:acceptor oxidoreductase family protein — its product is MHERILIAGFGGQGILFAGKFLVYANMLTGKEVSWLPSYGPEMRGGTANCSVILSDTPIGSPIVDTPDILIAMNLPSLDKFEGATAPGGRIFVDSALITRRVAREDVTSVYIPATQLADTHGLPGLANMVMLGKVIADCGLCRPEDLPVAMGKVVPERKRALFDKNIQALQVGAAFPG
- a CDS encoding 2-oxoglutarate oxidoreductase — translated: MQTVFEKTPGLTDAILHYCPGCTHGIIHRLVAETLDELDTTGRTVGVAPVGCAVMAYNYFACDMVQAAHGRAPAVATGLKRARPDCVVFTYQGDGDLAAIGTAETIHAAARGENITVIFVNNAIYGMTGGQMAPTTIPGQVTQTSPYGRDVSVAGYPLRICEILASVDGVAYAERVSVDSVKNVRAAKKAIRRAFETQLAGRGFSLVEVLSTCPTNWGLDPVQALSWLRENMIPYYPPGVYKDKERDAAAGEVSGDA
- a CDS encoding 4Fe-4S dicluster domain-containing protein, translated to MSKVTFDADRCKGCSLCVSACPKKILALSEHTLNARGFHPAVIVDQDACIACAFCAMMCPDTVITVEK
- a CDS encoding CarD family transcriptional regulator yields the protein MFSVGDKIVHPMHGAGVVDNIISQKVDGIYRQYYVIKMPLGGMLVMIPINNSDEIGVRPVIDSESAEEIIESMSGIEIDMTQNWNRRYRENMLRIKSGDLMEVAKVVKGLMSRERQRGLSTGERKMLHAAKQILISEIVLAQSVSYEDVERRINTAMA